TCGCCCTGTGCAAACAGGACATTCGTTATTCGCCGCTGTGCCTGCGTTACCGCGCCGATGCGTTGCGCGACTTGAACCAGAACGAAGCGCTGGAGCGTCTTTACGACAGCATCATTGCTGATCGGCCATTGCCCTGGGCGTTTGCCGGATTGGGCCAATTGCTGTTCAAGCGCGGGCAGGTCAGCCAGGCCAAGGGCATTTACGAAAAAGCCTTGAAAGTCTTCCCGATGATGCCCGCCCTCTACGATGGCATGGCTGATGTGCTGGTCGCCGAAGGCGACACCAAAGCGGCGCAGAAAGTATTGGAAGAGGCTATTCGCCTGTCGCCGCTGGCGGTGCGTCGGCAAGCGTTGCTAGGCAAGTTGGCAATGGCCAACGAAGATTTCGACACCGCCTCCAAAGCCTATCGCCAGGCGGTGAACCAAGGGGCGCAGTCACGGTTCAAGGATGCGGAAAGCAACCTCGGCCTGGCCCATGCCTTGATCAGCAAAGGCTCGGAAAAGGGCTTGGACACGCGGACCCGCCTGGAAATCAACACGACGCTGAGTGCGGTGGCGAAGGAGAACCCGTCAGACCCGGGCCTGCAGATTCGCGCGCGTCTGATGAAGGCCACCAGCCTGCTGCTCAACGATGCCGAAACCGCCGAGAAGCTCACCGAGCAAGCGATGATGCGCCTCGACGGCATGGAGCAGTTCATGAGCGCCGAAGCGGCGCTGCTGGTGGCCAAGCAGCTGCAAATGCTCGGGCAGGCGAGTGCGGGTGCTTCGATGCTGAAAAACTGTGCGGAAATCTACGGCGACGATCCGACCGTGATGAAAGGCATCGCCAAGCTGACCGACGACCCGACCATCCTCAACTCGGGCAACGCCGCCGCCGACCTCAACCGTCAGGGTGTGCGGGTGTACAAGACTGGCAACCTGGTTGAAGCCCGGGAAGTGTTCCGCAAAGCCCTGGCGCTGCAACCGAAGAACATCAGTATTGCCCTGAACATGGCGCAGTCGCTGCTGCATGGCACCGACACCAGCGTCCCGTCGGCCGAGCTGGAAGAGTGCCGGGCCTGCCTGAAAACGGTCGGCCTGATGCCCGATACCGATGCGCGTTATCCGCGCTACCAGAAACTGAAAATCAAGGCGTTCGGCGAATGATCGACAGCGAACCGTCACTCGACTTCTCTACGGTGATTGCCTCCACCGTGCACGACATGAAGAACTCTCTGGCCATGCTGATGCAGGCGCACAGCCAATGGCTGGCGCGTTTGCCCGACCCTGAGCGGCACACCCCGGAGCAGGGCGTCATCGACTTCGAGTTCGCCCACCTCAATGGCATGCTGGTGCAGTTGCTGGGGCTGTACAAGCTGGGCGTCAACCAGATGCCATTGCAGCCGGCCTACCATGAGCTCGATGACTTCATCGAGGCGCAACTGGCGGCTCATCAAGAAGTGTTCGCCAGCCGCGGCATTATCGCGACCTATGAAGTGGACCCGTTGAGCCCGCTGGGTTTCTTCGATCGGGAGCTGATTGCCTCGGTGCTCGCCAATTGCATCAACAACGCCATTCGTTATGCCCGGCATGCCTTGTTGATCAGTGTCAGCGATGAGGCCGGGCAATTGGTGCTGACCATCAACGACGATGGTGAGGGTTATCCACCCGAGATGATCGAGCGTCAGGCCGACTATGTGCAGGGCATCAACCACAGCAGCGGCAGTACCGGCCTGGGCTTGTACTTTGCCGGGCGGATTGCCGCCTTGCATCAGCGTGATGGTGTGGGCGGACGTACCGAAATCAGTAATGGCGGGCCATTGGGTGGCGGCGTGTTCAGCCTCTATCTCCCCTGAACGACACGTTCCTCACAGGATTGCGCCTTTTTGTTTGACGCTGCTTGATATTCCGAACAGCCGGAGCCTATTTTGTACGGGTCGCCGTTCGCGGCTCGTACAACAACAAGGATTGCGTCATGACAACCGATGGCCATCGCTCACTCGCGCAGCGATTGACGGGCATTGATGAGATTGAATGTGTCACGCCGGACCTGAACGGCGTGCCACGCGGCAAAGTAATGACCGCTGAAGGATTTCTTGAGGGGCGGCGTTTGCAGATGGCGCGGGGAGTGCTGCTGCAATGCATCATGGGCGGCTATCCGCCCGCGCACTTTTACGGCAGCGATGATGGCGATCTGGCGCTGGTGCCTGATCCGGGGCAGATCCACCGCTTGCCCTGGAGTTCGCACCCTCGGGCACTGGCCATATGCGATGCACAGGAACTGACGGGCGAGAGCTCGCACCTGTCGACTCGCGGCCAACTCAAGGCGGTGATCGCTCGCTACGCCGCCCTCGGTCTGGCGCCGGTCGTGGCGACCGAGCTGGAATTCTTTGTGTTCGCGCCCAACCCTGACCCGACGCAACCCTTCCAGCCTCCAGTGGGCCTGGACGGTCGTCGCGAGGACGGTCATTCGGCATTCAGCATCAGCTCCAATAACGGCTTGCGGCCGTTCTTCACTGAAGTCTACGCAGGCATGGCGGCGCTGGGCTTGCCGCGCGATACCTTCATGCACGAGATGGGCGTCAGCCAGTTCGAGA
The Pseudomonas sp. GR 6-02 genome window above contains:
- a CDS encoding tetratricopeptide repeat-containing response regulator encodes the protein MLSYHQKSFLIVDDFSDFRSSVRSMLRELGVKDVDTADTGEQALRMCSQKSYDFILQDFHLGDGKKNGQQVLEDLMIEKLISHESVFVMVTAETSQAMVLSALEHEPDAYLTKPFNRSGLAQRLERLEQRKTLLKPILQALDRGKPVEVLNACIALCKQDIRYSPLCLRYRADALRDLNQNEALERLYDSIIADRPLPWAFAGLGQLLFKRGQVSQAKGIYEKALKVFPMMPALYDGMADVLVAEGDTKAAQKVLEEAIRLSPLAVRRQALLGKLAMANEDFDTASKAYRQAVNQGAQSRFKDAESNLGLAHALISKGSEKGLDTRTRLEINTTLSAVAKENPSDPGLQIRARLMKATSLLLNDAETAEKLTEQAMMRLDGMEQFMSAEAALLVAKQLQMLGQASAGASMLKNCAEIYGDDPTVMKGIAKLTDDPTILNSGNAAADLNRQGVRVYKTGNLVEAREVFRKALALQPKNISIALNMAQSLLHGTDTSVPSAELEECRACLKTVGLMPDTDARYPRYQKLKIKAFGE
- a CDS encoding sensor histidine kinase, translated to MIDSEPSLDFSTVIASTVHDMKNSLAMLMQAHSQWLARLPDPERHTPEQGVIDFEFAHLNGMLVQLLGLYKLGVNQMPLQPAYHELDDFIEAQLAAHQEVFASRGIIATYEVDPLSPLGFFDRELIASVLANCINNAIRYARHALLISVSDEAGQLVLTINDDGEGYPPEMIERQADYVQGINHSSGSTGLGLYFAGRIAALHQRDGVGGRTEISNGGPLGGGVFSLYLP